One region of Plasmodium vivax chromosome 7, whole genome shotgun sequence genomic DNA includes:
- a CDS encoding variable surface protein Vir12-like (encoded by transcript PVX_005060A): MALLPKNNWEKILPDLPAYKKYKELDNVDISGKSNDYCINYLGISNGEDEKFCNQIAKNLRKIFLEKDPLKRRYGCNYFKQWFHDNIGKRYYVGNEKGEKIHVSDSLFNFVAAANIKYIKDSACNGDTFGDPEEWKEEKDLHDYFINFKHIKCNDYDKDKCEKYVDYVTYINRIYQKKIGKCCDEDDLGNLFCIPSIKCGAQYQPYKLLIELNQSLLSLGKKREAALRQVPFREVALREEAPAKYVAAKPGPGVSETARTLHYQETSSPSQRHDDEEENHAVSYYTSEHEGDAVPLDIDDSSVSLGTTHEELGSNLFRNIFLAAGVLGLVSFFFYYNKSSLLKSRSRRRKRKKSKSKANYYEENENELETYDSGDATSYSEGDQYYLNYQPNQSYLNYQPDQSYLNYPSDESYSNYRSDESYSNYRSDETYSNYRSDQSYSNYHSDDDYYY; encoded by the exons ATGGCACTTTTACCAAAGAATAACTGG gaaaaaatattgccgGATTTACctgcatataaaaaatataaagaattgGACAATGTGGACATCAGTGGTAAGAGCAATGATTATTGTATAAATTACCTAGGGATAAGTAATGGCGAGGATGAAAAGTTTTGCAACCAGATAGCAAagaatttaagaaaaatattccttGAAAAGGATCCTCTAAAACGTAGATATGGTTGTAATTACTTTAAGCAATGGTTCCACGATAACATAGGGAAAAGATATTATGtaggaaatgaaaagggtgaaaaaattCATGTTTCCGATagtctttttaattttgtggCAGCAgctaatataaaatatataaaagattCAGCTTGCAATGGCGATACTTTTGGTGACCCAGAAGAgtggaaagaagaaaaagacttacatgattattttataaattttaagcaTATTAAATGCAACGATTATGATAAAGATAAGTGCGAAAAATATGTTGATTATGTTACTTATATTAATAGGATATATCAAAAGAAAATTGGTAAATGTTGCGATGAGGATGATTTGGGAAATTTATTCTGTATTCCTTCTATTAAATGTGGAGCTCAGTACCAACCATACAAGCTACTAATTGAACTAAACCAAAGTCTTCTGTCATTaggtaaaaaaagagaggcaGCACTTAGGCAGGTACCATTTAGAGAGGTAGCACTTAGAGAGGAAGCACCTGCAAAATATGTAGCAGCAAAACCCGGACCTGGAGTAAGTGAAACGGCAAGAACTTTGCATTATCAAGAAACTTCTAGTCCCTCACAAAGACAtgacgatgaagaggaaaatcaCGCAGTATCATATTATACCTCGGAGCATGAAGGCGATGCAGTACCTCTTGACATTGATGATTCGTCTGTTTCTTTGGGAACTACACATGAAGAGTTAGGCTCTAACCTTTTTCGCAACATATTCTTAGCTGCTGGAGTACTTGGATTagtttccttctttttctacTACAACAAA TCTTCTCTATTAAAATCGAGGTCACGcagaagaaaacgaaaaaaaagtaaaagcaaagctaattattacgaagagAATGAAAATGAGTTAGAAACGTATGATTCAGGAGATGCAACTTCATATTCTGAAGGCGAtcaatattatttgaattacCAACCCAATCAATCGTATTTGAATTACCAGCCCGATCAATCATATTTGAATTATCCTTCCGATGAATCATATTCGAATTACCGTTCCGATGAATCATATTCGAATTACCGTTCCGATGAAACATATTCGAATTACCGTTCCGATCAGTCATATTCGAATTACCATTCCGATGACGACTATTACTACTAA